From Oryctolagus cuniculus chromosome 17, mOryCun1.1, whole genome shotgun sequence, a single genomic window includes:
- the CHAD gene encoding chondroadherin, protein MARPMLLLSLGLLASLLPALAACPQNCHCHGDLQHVICDKVGLQKIPKVSEKTKLLNLQRNNFPVLAANSFRAMPNLVSLHLQHCQIREVAAGAFRGLKQLIYLYLSHNDIRVLRAGAFDDLTELTYLYLDHNKVTELPRGLLSPLVNLFILQLNNNKIRELRAGAFQGAKDLRWLYLSENALSSLQPGALDDVENLAKFYLDRNQLSSYPSAALSKLRVVEELKLSHNPLKSIPDHAFQSFGRYLETLWLDNTNLEKFSDGAFLGVTTLKHAHLENNRLNQLPSNFPFDNLETLTLTNNPWKCTCQLQGLRRWLEAKASRPDATCSSPAKFKGQHIRATDAFRSCKFPTKRSKKAGRH, encoded by the exons atGGCTCGCCCGATGCTCCTGCTCAGCCTCGGCCTCCTGGCCAGCCTCTTGCCGGCGCTGGCCGCCTGTCCCCAGAACTGCCACTGCCACGGTGACCTGCAGCATGTCATCTGCGACAAAGTGGGGCTGCAGAAGATCCCCAAGGTGTCTGAGAAGACCAAGCTGCTCAACCTACAGCGGAACAATTTCCCGGTGCTGGCCGCCAACTCGTTTCGGGCCATGCCGAACCTCGTGTCGCTGCACCTGCAGCACTGCCAGATCCGGGAGGTGGCGGCGGGGGCCTTCCGGGGCCTCAAGCAACTCATCTACCTGTACCTGTCCCACAACGACATCCGCGTGCTGCGCGCCGGCGCCTTTGACGACCTGACGGAGCTCACCTACCTCTACCTGGACCATAACAAGGTGACGGAGCTGCCCCGGGggctgctctccccgctggtcaaCCTCTTCATCTTGcagctcaacaacaacaagatCCGGGAGCTGCGCGCAGGCGCCTTCCAGGGCGCCAAGGACCTGCGCTGGCTCTACCTGTCCGAAAACGCACTCAGTTCTCTGCAGCCCGGCGCCCTGGACGACGTGGAGAACCTGGCCAAGTTCTATCTGGACAGGAACCAGCTGTCCAGCTACCCCTCGGCCGCTCTGAGCAAGCTGCGGGTGGTGGAGGAACTGAAGCTGTCCCACAACCCCCTGAAGAGCATCCCCGACCACGCCTTCCAGTCCTTCGGCAGGTACCTGGAGACACTGTGGCTGGACAACACCAACCTGGAGAAG ttCTCGGATGGTGCCTTCCTGGGAGTGACCACACTGAAACACGCCCACCTGGAGAACAATCGCCTGAACCAGCTGCCCTCCAACTTCCCCTTCGACAACCTGGAGACACTCACCCTCACCAACAACCCCTGGAAGTGCACCTGCCAGCTCCAGGGCCTCCGTCG gtgGCTGGAAGCCAAGGCTTCTCGCCCTGATGCCACCTGCTCCTCGCCCGCCAAGTTCAAGGGCCAGCACATCCGTGCCACGGACGCCTTCCGCAGCTGCAAGTTCCCCACCAAGAGGTCCAAGAAAGCCGGCCGCCATTAA
- the RSAD1 gene encoding radical S-adenosyl methionine domain-containing protein 1, mitochondrial yields the protein MALPGARARGWAAAAARAAQRRQRVDGARGSPRPEPASARAALYVHWPYCEKRCSYCNFNKYLPGGVEEVAVRRCLETEARTLLRFSGVRRVESVFFGGGTPSLASPHTVAAVLEAVAQAAYLPVDSEVTLEANPTSAASSRLAAFGAAGVNRLSIGLQSLDDAELRLLGRTHSASDALRTLAEARRLFPGRVSVDLMLGLPAQQVRPWLGQLRELLRRCDDHVSLYQLSLERGTALFAQVQQGTLPAPDPELAAEMYQEGRAVLRDAGFRQYEVSNFARNGALSTHNWTYWQCGQYLGVGPGAHGRFVPQGAGGHTREARIQTLEPDAWMKEVMQFGHGTRKRTPLGELELLEEVLAMGLRTDVGITHQHWQQFEPQLTLGAVFGASEEVKELQEQGLLLLDHRGLRCSWEGLAVLDSLLLTLLPQLQEAWHRRDSRVPDVPAS from the exons ATGGCGCTGCCTGGCGCCCGGGCGCGCGGctgggcggcggcagcagcgagAGCAGCCCAGAGGCGCCAGCGCGTGGACGGCGCGAGAGGTTCCCCGCGTCCTGAGCCGGCGAGCGCGCGCGCTGCGCTTTACGTGCAC TGGCCGTACTGCGAGAAGCGCTGCAGTTACTGCAACTTCAACAAGTACCTCCCCGGCGGCGTGGAGGAGGTGGCCGTGCGCAGGTGCCTGGAGACCGAGGCGCGGACGCTGCTGCGCTTCAGCGGGGTGCGGCG TGTGGAGTCCGTGTTCTTCGGTGGAGGAACCCCCAGTCTGGCCAGTCCCCACACGGTGGCAGCCGTCCTGGAGGCGGTGGCACAGGCTGCCTACCTGCCTGTGGACTCGGAAGTCACCTTGGAAGCTAATCCCACTTCGGCCGCCAGCTCCAGGCTGGCAGCCTTCGGGGCAGCGGGGGTCAACAGGTTGTCCATCGGCCTCCAG TCCCTGGACGACGCTGAGCTCCGGCTGCTGGGGCGGACACACTCAGCCAGTGATGCTCTGCGGACGCTGGCGGAGGCCCGCCGCCTCTTCCCTGGCCGCGTGTCCGTGGACCTCATGCTGGGGCTGCCTGCGCAGCAGGTGCGGCCGTGGCTGGGGCAGCTGCGGGAATTGCTACGGCGCTGTGACGACCATGTCTCCCTCTACCAGCTGTCCCTGGAGCGGGGTACCGCCCTCTTTGCCCAGGTGCAGCAGggcaccctccctgcccctgacCCTGAGCTGGCAGCCGAGATGTACCAGGAGGGTCGGGCCGTGCTCCGGGATGCGGGCTTCCGCCAGTACGAGGTCTCCAACTTCGCTCGCAAT GGGGCGCTCAGTACCCATAATTGGACTTACTGGCAGTGCGGTCAGTACCTTGGCGTTGGGCCTG GGGCCCATGGACGATTCGTGCCCCAGGGCGCTGGAGGCCACACCCGGGAGGCCCGAATCCAGACGCTGGAGCCTGATGCCTGGATGAAGGAGGTGATGCAGTTCGGACACGGCACCCGGAAGCGCACCCCGCTGGGCGAGCTAGAGCT GCTGGAGGAAGTGTTGGCCATGGGGCTTCGCACGGACGTGGGGATCACCCACCAG CACTGGCagcagttcgagccccagctgacGTTGGGGGCTGTGTTTGGAGCGAGCGAGGAGGTGAAGGAGCTACAGGAGCAGGGCCTGTTGCTGTTGGATCACAG GGGTCTGCGGTGCTCTTGGGAGGGTCTGGCAGTGCTGGACTCTCTGCTGCTCACCCTCCTGCCTCAACTCCAAGAAGCCTGGCATCGGAGAGACTCCCGCGTGCCAGATGTTCCCGCATcctag